Proteins from a genomic interval of Candidatus Magasanikbacteria bacterium RIFOXYB2_FULL_38_10:
- a CDS encoding elongation factor P encodes MASINEISKETILRLNGEIYLVTEFQHVNPGKGSAFVRTRLRGIKTGKTMELTFKSNESVEIVEVERRKMQYLYNNGEMYTFMDNSTYEQLEINVSLLEGKKEFLKEGLDVMVIKFESIPLSIQLPNKVAYKIIQAEPGVKGDTASGNVSKEATLETGHIIRVPLFIKEGEEIIVNTETGEYVERA; translated from the coding sequence ATGGCTTCTATCAACGAGATTTCTAAAGAGACAATTTTACGCTTGAATGGTGAAATATATTTAGTCACCGAGTTTCAACATGTTAATCCGGGCAAAGGATCGGCTTTTGTGCGCACCAGATTGCGCGGCATCAAAACCGGTAAAACCATGGAATTAACCTTTAAATCCAATGAATCAGTAGAAATTGTAGAAGTGGAACGCCGTAAGATGCAATATTTGTATAACAATGGCGAGATGTATACTTTTATGGACAATTCCACTTACGAACAATTAGAAATTAACGTTAGCTTGTTAGAAGGCAAAAAAGAATTTTTAAAAGAAGGGTTAGATGTGATGGTGATTAAATTTGAAAGTATCCCGTTAAGCATTCAATTACCCAACAAGGTGGCCTACAAAATTATTCAAGCAGAGCCGGGTGTAAAGGGCGATACTGCTTCCGGTAATGTTTCCAAAGAGGCTACGTTGGAAACCGGACATATAATTAGAGTGCCGCTCTTTATCAAAGAGGGCGAAGAAATTATTGTAAATACAGAGACGGGGGAATATGTGGAAAGAGCTTGA
- a CDS encoding recombinase RecA translates to MSKKVVNERFEAAEEAIRQIKERFGDGSIMRLGEAKKMQVEAVPTGCLSLDLALGVGGVPRGRIIEVFGPEASGKTTLALHVVAELQKTGGTAAFVDAEHALDPDYAGKIGVTTKDLIISQPDTGEQALEIVETLVRSNGVDVIVVDSVAALVPKAEIEGDMGDSHMGLQARLMSQALRKLTAIISKSNTVLIFINQTRQKIGVFFGNPETTTGGTALKFYSSVRIEVRRAAQIKLGEKIIGNRVKVKIVKNKVAAPFRTCEFDIMYNEGISISGDVLDLGVLEKVINKSGNSYIYGDIKLGVGRETAKAFLKNNPNLIAEIKDKVWEEVAKKEKAEIIEANAAGKKDEEDEEPPLEE, encoded by the coding sequence ATGTCCAAAAAAGTTGTCAACGAAAGATTTGAAGCCGCGGAGGAGGCAATTCGCCAGATAAAAGAACGCTTTGGCGATGGTTCTATTATGCGCTTGGGGGAAGCCAAAAAAATGCAAGTGGAAGCTGTTCCTACCGGCTGTTTATCTTTAGATTTAGCCTTAGGCGTGGGTGGAGTGCCCCGCGGACGCATTATAGAAGTCTTTGGTCCGGAAGCCTCCGGTAAAACCACTTTGGCTTTGCACGTAGTGGCTGAATTGCAAAAAACGGGAGGCACCGCCGCTTTTGTGGATGCCGAACACGCCCTTGATCCGGATTACGCCGGAAAAATTGGCGTCACCACAAAAGACTTGATCATTTCCCAGCCGGATACAGGTGAACAAGCTTTGGAAATTGTAGAAACTTTGGTTCGATCCAATGGTGTGGACGTTATTGTGGTGGACTCGGTAGCGGCACTCGTGCCTAAAGCGGAAATTGAAGGCGATATGGGCGATTCCCACATGGGTCTCCAAGCTAGACTCATGAGCCAGGCCTTGCGTAAACTCACTGCCATCATTAGCAAATCCAACACTGTTTTAATTTTCATCAACCAAACTCGTCAAAAAATTGGAGTCTTCTTCGGCAATCCGGAAACCACCACCGGAGGCACCGCTTTAAAATTTTATTCTTCAGTTAGAATAGAAGTACGCCGCGCCGCCCAAATCAAATTAGGTGAAAAAATTATCGGCAATCGCGTTAAAGTAAAAATTGTCAAAAATAAAGTGGCCGCGCCATTTAGAACTTGCGAATTTGATATCATGTACAACGAAGGTATCTCCATTTCCGGCGATGTTTTAGATTTGGGCGTCTTAGAAAAAGTAATCAATAAATCCGGTAACAGTTACATTTACGGCGATATTAAATTGGGCGTGGGACGTGAAACCGCCAAAGCTTTTTTGAAAAACAATCCCAATTTGATTGCGGAAATAAAAGACAAGGTTTGGGAAGAGGTGGCTAAAAAAGAAAAAGCGGAAATTATAGAAGCTAACGCCGCGGGTAAAAAAGATGAAGAAGACGAAGAACCACCGCTGGAAGAATAA